A single region of the Sorghum bicolor cultivar BTx623 chromosome 9, Sorghum_bicolor_NCBIv3, whole genome shotgun sequence genome encodes:
- the LOC8071238 gene encoding glycine-rich protein A3 encodes MGGGKDKHDESDKGLFSNMMHGVAGGHGYPHQGYPPQGYPPPQGAYPPPPGAYPPPPPGAYPPPPGAYPPQHGYPQPGGYPPQGGYPPAGYPGSSHQGYGSSHGGSHMGMGTVLAGGAAAAAAAYGAHKLSHGHSGHGGHGVFGGGYGHGGYGHGYGGHGKFKHGHGGHGKFKHGHGKFKHGKHGHGMFGGKFKKWK; translated from the exons AGCATGATGAGAGCGACAAGGGGCTCTTCTCAAACATGATGCACGGCGTTGCCGGTGGCCATGGGTACCCTCACCAGGGATACCCTCCGCAGGGCTACCCACCACCACAAGGAGCATACCCACCTCCCCCAGGGGCgtatcctcctcctccaccagggGCATACCCACCTCCACCTGGGGCATACCCACCACAACATGGGTACCCTCAGCCAGGTGGCTACCCACCGCAAGGTGGATATCCTCCTGCAGGCTACCCAGGCTCATCTCACCAGG GTTATGGGAGCAGCCATGGCGGGAGCCACATGGGGATGGGGACAGTTCTAGCTGGaggtgctgccgccgccgcagctgcTTATGGAGCACACAAGCTTTCTCATGGCCATAGCGGACACGGTGGACATGGTGTCTTTGGAGGAGGCTATGGTCATGGTGGCTACGGCCACGGCTACGGCGGCCACGGCAAGTTCAAGCATGGTCACGGCGGCCACGGCAAGTTCAAGCACGGTCACGGCAAGTTCAAGCATGGCAAGCACGGGCACGGCATGTTCGGCGGCAAGTTCAAGAAGTGGAAGTGA
- the LOC8068144 gene encoding probable calcium-binding protein CML50, translating into MASHNNNKDANIYHAPVGGNGYGGTVNMGPTAPAPAKPESPVVTQHAEQYTSSYTAYPAPHRRPPAPYMRPQKPPPPPPAYYGGGWYWGEAVGEYGGGGYYGYRPPQPLPYGGGGYGYCPPSEFGWGAGGGGYSYYDGGYGGGGGYGGGGGGGYGRPPPHMSTGWLAAAGAAAYGVYQHHMRKHHQGHGHGHGHGGDGCSCGAMRGEFEHEHHTKFKHSSTAAHHDGKCCSENDGPHVTVLAETKRATEVVQA; encoded by the coding sequence ATGGCTTCGCACAATAACAATAAGGATGCCAACATCTACCACGCACCAGTCGGTGGCAATGGCTATGGTGGCACTGTCAACATGGGCCCTACGGCACCAGCACCGGCCAAGCCGGAATCACCAGTGGTGACGCAGCATGCCGAACAATACACCTCGTCATACACCGCTTACCCTGCACCTCACCGCCGTCCTCCGGCGCCATACATGCGCCCTcaaaagccgccgccgccgccgccggcgtacTATGGTGGTGGTTGGTACTGGGGCGAAGCTGTTGGGGAATACGGCGGCGGTGGATACTACGGGTACCGACCTCCACAACCGCTGCCGTACGGTGGTGGTGGGTATGGGTATTGCCCTCCGTCTGAGTTCGGTTGGGGAGCCGGCGGTGGTGGCTACAGCTACTACGATGGCGGTtatggaggcggcggcggctacggaggtggtggtggcggtggctaTGGAAGGCCACCACCACACATGAGCACGGGGTGGCTAGCGGCCGCCGGAGCTGCTGCTTATGGAGTCTACCAGCACCACATGCGCAAACACCACCAGGGACATGGACATGGACATGGACATGGTGGAGATGGCTGCAGCTGTGGTGCCATGCGCGGGGAGTTCGAGCACGAACACCACACCAAGTTTAAGCATTCTTCCACTGCTGCTCACCACGATGGCAAGTGCTGCAGTGAGAATGATGGGCCGCACGTCACGGTACTGGCGGAGACGAAGCGAGCTACCGAGGTCGTCCAAGCTTAA